The DNA region TTTGCAGTGTTGGCTTTTACTGTACATATAATATTTTTAGCCTTTGCATTTACTTGTGTCATTGTCTGTGCTGGTATCTCTGATAAATCTACTGCTAAATGTCATACTCACCTGCTGGCTTAAAAAAATTGTGCTTTCTCaaatctctttcccccccccccttctctcctatAGTCAATCTTACGATCGTGCCGCCACGTCAGCTTCCCCGATGATGACGAAGAGATTGTACGGATTAATCCAAGGGAAAAGAACTGGGTGACAGGTTATGAGGACTACCGTCATACCCCTGTGCGGGGGAAGTACATTGATCCCGATGATGGGGACTCCTATGTGCGGTTTGCCAAAACGGAGGCCTCGAAGCATGACTACAATTACCCTTATGTCAGTAATACTGACTTTGATCGAGGGGATGACATTAAGGGTGCCGTGATTAAAACTCAGCCAGTCAGGTGTAAACAGCGGCGGCGAAAAGAAGACGGGGAAAGGTCACGGTGTGTCTATTGTAGGGACATCTTCAACCGCGAGGAAAACAGGCGGGGTCAGTGCCAGGATGCTCCAGACCGAGTCCAAAGCTGTATCCGCCGAGTCAGCTGCATGTGGTGTGCAGACAGTATGCTCTACCACTGCATGTCTGATCCAGAAGGAGACTATACAGACCCTTGCTCCTGCGATACCAGCGATGAAAAGTTTTGCCTCCGGTGGTTGGCCCTAATCGCCTTGTCCTTTCTGGCCCCTTGTATGTGCTGTTACTTGCCCCTCCGGGCTTGCTACCACTGTGGGGTGATGTGCAGGTGCTGTGGTGGGAAACACAAAGCAGCTGGATGACAGCGCTCCAAGCCGGTGAAGGCCAGTTTTCTTCCCCTTCTTGGTCTGGAGCATTCTCGGTTTGCGCCCATCTGAGCCGGCCTTGGGAGCCTGTTGGAATCTAGGAACCAG from Thamnophis elegans isolate rThaEle1 chromosome 3, rThaEle1.pri, whole genome shotgun sequence includes:
- the SPRED2 gene encoding sprouty-related, EVH1 domain-containing protein 2; the encoded protein is MTEETHPDDDSYIVRVKAVVMTRDDSSGGWLPQEGGGLSRVGVCKIQCTEANGRNGFLIHGERQKDKLVVLECYVKKDLIYTKANPTFHHWKVDNRKFGLTFLSPADARAFDRGVRKAIEDLTEGSTTSSSTIHNETEVGDDDVFTNATDSSSNSSQKREQPLRTLASSPSFEHHRICTRGHFHDQFSPELYHLEQSILRSCRHVSFPDDDEEIVRINPREKNWVTGYEDYRHTPVRGKYIDPDDGDSYVRFAKTEASKHDYNYPYVSNTDFDRGDDIKGAVIKTQPVRCKQRRRKEDGERSRCVYCRDIFNREENRRGQCQDAPDRVQSCIRRVSCMWCADSMLYHCMSDPEGDYTDPCSCDTSDEKFCLRWLALIALSFLAPCMCCYLPLRACYHCGVMCRCCGGKHKAAG